In Rosa chinensis cultivar Old Blush chromosome 1, RchiOBHm-V2, whole genome shotgun sequence, a genomic segment contains:
- the LOC112182076 gene encoding carotenoid cleavage dioxygenase 7, chloroplastic isoform X2 — MQASPFQVIPKPIFPSPINIPPVHRRPPSQRALAITTSTANETHTPITMSTLEVVDASVADFWDYQFLFVSQRLETNEPVALQVVEGAVPTEFPSGTYYLAGPGIFRDDHGSTMHPLDGHGYLRAFTFDGVNGDKFSVKFMARYVNTEAKVEEHDPVTNTWRFRHRGLFSMLKRGEKVWNTKVMKNVANTSVLSWGGRLMCLWDGGEPYEIEPERLDTIGKVKLMDGWDSVVERRSDGGDVWDVAARLLKPILYEFDSNFKVVGKKEFIIPDHLMIHDWAFTATSYILFANRVKLEFTGAMTSFCGITPTIAALSVNPSKETSPIYVLPRFPNEVNYNRDWRVPVEAPSQFWLLHVGNAYESLDENGNSEIQIQASVCSYEWFTLHKLLGYDWQSGKLDPSIMYLNGNKSKKMPHLVQVSINLDTGTDGICQRCDIEPLNQWIKSSDFPVINPAFSGSKNKYIYAAAFSGSRRALPNFPYDMVVKLNLSTKSVRTWSADSRRFIGEPTFIAKGSEEDEGYILVVEYAVAVQRCYLVILDSKRIGAADTLVARLEVPKHLNFPLGFHGFWASNE, encoded by the exons ATGCAAGCCAGCCCCTTTCAAGTCATTCCCAAACCAATATTTCCCTCACCGATAAACATACCTCCTGTGCACCGACGTCCTCCCTCGCAACGAGCTCTTGCCATCACTACTTCCACAGCCAATGAAACCCATACTCCAATTACCATGTCAACTCTAGAAGTGGTCGATGCCTCCGTGGCCGACTTCTGGGACTACCAGTTCCTCTTCGTCTCACAACGCTTGGAAACAAACGAGCCCGTGGCTCTACAAGTCGTCGAAGGTGCGGTCCCGACGGAGTTTCCTTCCGGAACATACTACTTGGCGGGACCGGGGATCTTCAGGGATGACCACGGTTCGACAATGCACCCTTTAGACGGTCACGGCTACCTCAGGGCTTTTACTTTCGATGGGGTTAATGGGGATAAGTTCAGTGTCAAGTTCATGGCGAGGTACGTGAATACTGAGGCAAAGGTGGAAGAGCACGACCCGGTGACCAACACGTGGCGGTTCCGACATAGGGGGTTGTTCTCGATGctgaagagaggagagaaagtTTGGAACACCAAGGTGATGAAAAATGTGGCGaatactagtgtgttgagctgGGGTGGGAGACTGATGTGCTTGTGGGATGGCGGGGAACCATACGAAATTGAACCAGAGAGGTTGGATACCATCGGGAAGGTCAAGCTGATGGATGGTTGGGATTCAGTGGTGGAGAGGAGAAGCGATGGTGGTGATGTATGGGATGTTGCAGCAAGGTTGCTGAAGCCGATTTTGTACG AATTTGATTCAAATTTTAAGGTGGTTGGAAAGAAAGAATTCATCATCCCTGATCACTTGATGATTCATGATTGGGCTTTCACAGCCACTAGTTATATACTATTTGCTAATCGTGTCAAGCTTGAATTCACAG GTGCAATGACTTCATTTTGTGGAATTActccaacaattgcagcattATCAGTGAACCCTAGCAAGGAAACTTCTCCCATATATGTGCTTCCTCGGTTTCCTAATGAAGTGAATTATAATCGAGATTGGAGAGTGCCTGTTGAAGCTCCTTCACAATTTTGGCTGCTACATGTAGGCAATGCCTATGAGAGTTTGGATGAAAATGGGAATTCGGAGATCCAAATACAAGCTTCTGTTTGCTCTTACGAGTGGTTCACATTACATAAATTACTTG GATATGATTGGCAAAGTGGTAAACTGGACCCTTCGATTATGTACTTAAATGGAAACAAAAGCAAGAAAATGCCTCACCTTGTCCAG GTTTCCATCAACTTGGATACCGGTACCGATGGGATCTGTCAAAGATGTGATATTGAGCCATTAAACCAATGGATCAAGTCATCAGATTTTCCCGTCATAAATCCAGCATTTTCAGGCAGCAAGAATAAATACATATATGCAGCAGCTTTTTCAGGTTCTCGCAGGGCATTGCCAAACTTTCCATATGACATGGTGGTGAAGCTCAATCTTTCAACTAAATCTGTGCGCACATGGTCTGCTGATAGTCGAAGATTTATCGGCGAACCCACTTTCATAGCCAAAGGTTCCGAAGAAGATGAGGGTTACATTCTTGTGGTTGAG TATGCAGTTGCAGTTCAAAGGTGCTATCTGGTTATCTTGGATTCAAAGAGGATTGGAGCGGCTGATACACTTGTGGCAAGACTTGAAGTCCCCAAACACCTAAATTTTCCTCTTGGTTTTCATGGTTTCTGGGCCAGTAACGAATAG
- the LOC112182076 gene encoding carotenoid cleavage dioxygenase 7, chloroplastic isoform X1 has translation MQASPFQVIPKPIFPSPINIPPVHRRPPSQRALAITTSTANETHTPITMSTLEVVDASVADFWDYQFLFVSQRLETNEPVALQVVEGAVPTEFPSGTYYLAGPGIFRDDHGSTMHPLDGHGYLRAFTFDGVNGDKFSVKFMARYVNTEAKVEEHDPVTNTWRFRHRGLFSMLKRGEKVWNTKVMKNVANTSVLSWGGRLMCLWDGGEPYEIEPERLDTIGKVKLMDGWDSVVERRSDGGDVWDVAARLLKPILYGVFKMPVKRLLAHYKFDARRNRLILMSCNAEDIFLPRNNFTFYEFDSNFKVVGKKEFIIPDHLMIHDWAFTATSYILFANRVKLEFTGAMTSFCGITPTIAALSVNPSKETSPIYVLPRFPNEVNYNRDWRVPVEAPSQFWLLHVGNAYESLDENGNSEIQIQASVCSYEWFTLHKLLGYDWQSGKLDPSIMYLNGNKSKKMPHLVQVSINLDTGTDGICQRCDIEPLNQWIKSSDFPVINPAFSGSKNKYIYAAAFSGSRRALPNFPYDMVVKLNLSTKSVRTWSADSRRFIGEPTFIAKGSEEDEGYILVVEYAVAVQRCYLVILDSKRIGAADTLVARLEVPKHLNFPLGFHGFWASNE, from the exons ATGCAAGCCAGCCCCTTTCAAGTCATTCCCAAACCAATATTTCCCTCACCGATAAACATACCTCCTGTGCACCGACGTCCTCCCTCGCAACGAGCTCTTGCCATCACTACTTCCACAGCCAATGAAACCCATACTCCAATTACCATGTCAACTCTAGAAGTGGTCGATGCCTCCGTGGCCGACTTCTGGGACTACCAGTTCCTCTTCGTCTCACAACGCTTGGAAACAAACGAGCCCGTGGCTCTACAAGTCGTCGAAGGTGCGGTCCCGACGGAGTTTCCTTCCGGAACATACTACTTGGCGGGACCGGGGATCTTCAGGGATGACCACGGTTCGACAATGCACCCTTTAGACGGTCACGGCTACCTCAGGGCTTTTACTTTCGATGGGGTTAATGGGGATAAGTTCAGTGTCAAGTTCATGGCGAGGTACGTGAATACTGAGGCAAAGGTGGAAGAGCACGACCCGGTGACCAACACGTGGCGGTTCCGACATAGGGGGTTGTTCTCGATGctgaagagaggagagaaagtTTGGAACACCAAGGTGATGAAAAATGTGGCGaatactagtgtgttgagctgGGGTGGGAGACTGATGTGCTTGTGGGATGGCGGGGAACCATACGAAATTGAACCAGAGAGGTTGGATACCATCGGGAAGGTCAAGCTGATGGATGGTTGGGATTCAGTGGTGGAGAGGAGAAGCGATGGTGGTGATGTATGGGATGTTGCAGCAAGGTTGCTGAAGCCGATTTTGTACG GAGTGTTTAAGATGCCAGTGAAGCGATTATTAGCACATTATAAGTTCGATGCTCGCAGAAATAGACTTATTTTAATGTCATGTAATGCAGAAGATATTTTTTTACCGCGCAACAATTTTACATTTTATG AATTTGATTCAAATTTTAAGGTGGTTGGAAAGAAAGAATTCATCATCCCTGATCACTTGATGATTCATGATTGGGCTTTCACAGCCACTAGTTATATACTATTTGCTAATCGTGTCAAGCTTGAATTCACAG GTGCAATGACTTCATTTTGTGGAATTActccaacaattgcagcattATCAGTGAACCCTAGCAAGGAAACTTCTCCCATATATGTGCTTCCTCGGTTTCCTAATGAAGTGAATTATAATCGAGATTGGAGAGTGCCTGTTGAAGCTCCTTCACAATTTTGGCTGCTACATGTAGGCAATGCCTATGAGAGTTTGGATGAAAATGGGAATTCGGAGATCCAAATACAAGCTTCTGTTTGCTCTTACGAGTGGTTCACATTACATAAATTACTTG GATATGATTGGCAAAGTGGTAAACTGGACCCTTCGATTATGTACTTAAATGGAAACAAAAGCAAGAAAATGCCTCACCTTGTCCAG GTTTCCATCAACTTGGATACCGGTACCGATGGGATCTGTCAAAGATGTGATATTGAGCCATTAAACCAATGGATCAAGTCATCAGATTTTCCCGTCATAAATCCAGCATTTTCAGGCAGCAAGAATAAATACATATATGCAGCAGCTTTTTCAGGTTCTCGCAGGGCATTGCCAAACTTTCCATATGACATGGTGGTGAAGCTCAATCTTTCAACTAAATCTGTGCGCACATGGTCTGCTGATAGTCGAAGATTTATCGGCGAACCCACTTTCATAGCCAAAGGTTCCGAAGAAGATGAGGGTTACATTCTTGTGGTTGAG TATGCAGTTGCAGTTCAAAGGTGCTATCTGGTTATCTTGGATTCAAAGAGGATTGGAGCGGCTGATACACTTGTGGCAAGACTTGAAGTCCCCAAACACCTAAATTTTCCTCTTGGTTTTCATGGTTTCTGGGCCAGTAACGAATAG
- the LOC112165601 gene encoding uncharacterized protein LOC112165601, with protein MGYSIWEIAKAFIDDHSKLTADLYTQAITVDPNNSELYSDRAQANIKSNNLTVLDSNIGAVDLGLKARMSKLGLRRFLVLDSNIGAMDLGLKAKMSKLGLRRFLGKQVQTLTNRKEKFRKFLESYKPSLVYLQGEQLENDEVGSFAWRDADLPTAESISDIFPHCLQL; from the exons ATGGGTTATTCAATTTGGGAAATAGCGAAGGCCTTCATCGACGACCACTCCAAGCTCACCGCTGACCTATACACCCAGGCCATCACCGTCGACCCCAACAACTCCGAGCTCTACTCCGACCGCGCTCAGGCCAAcatcaaatccaacaatctcACTG TATTGGATTCGAACATTGGAGCTGTGGATTTGGGATTGAAGGCAAGAATGTCAAAATTGGGTCTAAGAAGGTTTCTGG TATTGGATTCGAACATTGGAGCTATGGATTTGGGATTGAAGGCAAAAATGTCAAAATTGGGTCTAAGAAGGTTTCTGGGTAAGCAG GTTCAAACTCTGACTAACCGCAAAGAGAAGTTCCGTAAATTTCTTGAATCGTATAAGCCGAGTCTTGTATACTTGCAAGGAGAGCAGCTTGAAAATGATGAAGTTGGTTCTTTTGCCTGGAGAGATGCTGATTTGCCAACTGCTGAATCTATATCCGACATCTTTCCACATTGCCTACAACTGTAa